TGAGACGGCCCTACCCGTAACTGCAGGAGAAAGCGTTGCCATGGCCAAGGAGATTGAAAGCCCCTGTGTCGAAGTCTGCCGTTTCAAGGGGGATGTCTGCGAGGGCTGTGGTCGCAGTAAACGCGAGATCCGGGCTTGGCACGGTATGAAACGCAAGGATCGGATCATGACGGCGAGGAAGGCGCGCGAGCGTTTGAAGAAAGTGCCTCGTTGAGCGGCCACCCCTCCACGACTCGCCCAGGGGGGCTTCAGTCCGCGGCGTGGACCAGGGCGATATCGACTGATCAATGAAGAGATGGCGTCTCTCTTTAGCGCGCTGCGTGCCTGATGGCTCCTCGCCGGCACTCGCTCACGGGATGCCTGGGTGGGCGGCGACGATACCGTATCGGCCTGTTCGACGCAGGAAACGAGACGTTCACCATGCACGACGTGGCCACGGATCGGGCCCGCCCCTACGGCATCGTGGTGCACGACGGGCAG
The DNA window shown above is from Aquisalimonas sp. 2447 and carries:
- a CDS encoding DUF1289 domain-containing protein — encoded protein: MAKEIESPCVEVCRFKGDVCEGCGRSKREIRAWHGMKRKDRIMTARKARERLKKVPR